In Sphingomonas sp. SORGH_AS_0950, the following are encoded in one genomic region:
- the ruvC gene encoding crossover junction endodeoxyribonuclease RuvC — protein MTLPPAIILGLDPGLGTTGWGVIAAEGNRLRHVANGQIKTEPSMPLPRRLANLHAALYDVIRQQQPDGAAVEEVLGNSNAQSTLKLGQARGIVLLSAAQAGLIVGEYHPSIVKKATVGTGGADKKQVQAMVGHLLPGVKLAGPDAADALAVAITHAHHLASARAMQRRTSAF, from the coding sequence ATGACCCTACCCCCCGCCATCATCCTCGGCCTCGACCCCGGTCTCGGCACCACCGGCTGGGGGGTGATCGCGGCGGAGGGCAACCGCCTGCGCCATGTCGCCAACGGCCAGATCAAGACCGAGCCGTCGATGCCGCTGCCGCGCCGCCTCGCGAACCTGCACGCCGCGCTCTACGACGTGATCCGCCAGCAGCAGCCCGACGGCGCGGCGGTGGAAGAGGTGCTGGGCAACAGCAACGCGCAATCCACGCTGAAACTGGGCCAAGCGCGCGGCATCGTCCTGTTGTCGGCGGCGCAGGCCGGGCTGATCGTCGGCGAATATCACCCGAGCATCGTCAAGAAGGCGACGGTCGGCACCGGCGGCGCGGACAAGAAACAGGTGCAGGCGATGGTCGGCCACCTGCTCCCCGGCGTGAAGCTGGCGGGGCCGGACGCGGCGGACGCGCTCGCGGTGGCGATCACCCATGCCCACCATTTGGCCAGCGCGCGGGCGATGCAGCGGCGGACTTCTGCTTTTTAA
- the pyk gene encoding pyruvate kinase, with protein sequence MTQALPPRSRKVRVLATLGPASSDPEMIATLFQAGADAFRINMSHGDQQSKVPLIQAIRALEERFGRPTTILADLQGPKLRVGKFAQGKVMLETGSTFVLDRDPTPGDATRVELPHKEIFAAIEPGARLLLDDGKLVLRVAFHDEQKITTLVEVGGALSNNKGLNVPDVVLPMAALTEKDRSDLAFAVEQGVDWIALSFVQRPEDLMEARGLIKGRAALLAKIEKPQAIDRLEEIVEQCDGVMVARGDLGVELPPQAVPPLQKRIVEVSRRMGRPVVVATQMLESMIQSPSPTRAEVSDVATAIYDGADAIMLSAESAAGAWPVESVAMMNAIGVSVENDPGHGDRVHFTAMTPDPTTADALAAAAAGISRTVSSKAIICFTSSGSTARRVARERPSVPILVLTPQLETARRLGLLWGTHAVHTRDVESFEEMVAKSKRMALRHGIAEAGNQVVLMAGVPFRTPGSTNVLHVTRIMGDELANYGDQAEA encoded by the coding sequence ATGACCCAGGCCCTCCCCCCGCGTTCGCGAAAAGTCCGCGTTCTTGCCACGCTTGGCCCGGCCAGCAGCGATCCCGAAATGATCGCCACCCTGTTTCAGGCAGGGGCCGACGCCTTCCGAATCAATATGAGCCATGGCGACCAGCAGTCCAAGGTTCCGCTGATCCAGGCGATCCGCGCGCTCGAGGAGCGGTTCGGTCGCCCGACCACGATCCTCGCCGATCTTCAGGGGCCCAAGCTGCGCGTCGGCAAGTTCGCGCAAGGCAAGGTGATGCTGGAAACCGGCAGCACCTTCGTGCTCGACCGGGATCCGACGCCGGGCGACGCCACCCGCGTCGAACTCCCCCACAAGGAGATTTTCGCCGCGATCGAGCCGGGCGCGCGCCTGCTGCTCGACGACGGCAAGCTGGTGCTGCGCGTCGCCTTCCATGACGAACAGAAGATCACGACGCTGGTCGAGGTCGGCGGCGCGCTGTCGAACAACAAGGGGCTGAACGTTCCCGACGTGGTGCTGCCCATGGCCGCGCTGACCGAGAAGGACCGTTCGGACCTGGCCTTCGCGGTCGAGCAGGGCGTGGACTGGATCGCGCTGTCCTTCGTCCAGCGGCCCGAGGATCTGATGGAGGCGCGCGGCCTGATCAAGGGGCGTGCCGCGCTGCTCGCCAAGATCGAGAAGCCGCAGGCGATCGACCGGCTGGAGGAGATTGTCGAGCAGTGCGACGGCGTGATGGTCGCGCGCGGCGACCTGGGCGTCGAGCTGCCGCCCCAGGCCGTCCCGCCGCTCCAGAAGCGCATCGTCGAGGTGTCGCGCCGCATGGGCCGCCCGGTCGTCGTGGCGACGCAGATGCTCGAATCGATGATCCAGAGCCCCTCGCCCACCCGCGCCGAGGTGTCGGACGTGGCGACCGCCATCTATGACGGCGCCGATGCGATCATGCTGTCGGCCGAGTCGGCGGCGGGCGCCTGGCCGGTCGAATCGGTCGCGATGATGAACGCGATCGGCGTGTCGGTGGAAAACGACCCCGGTCACGGCGACCGCGTCCACTTCACCGCGATGACCCCCGACCCGACCACCGCCGACGCGCTGGCGGCGGCGGCGGCGGGCATCTCGCGCACCGTGTCGTCCAAGGCGATCATCTGCTTCACCTCCAGCGGCTCGACCGCGCGCCGCGTCGCGCGCGAGCGGCCCTCGGTGCCGATCCTGGTCCTGACTCCGCAGCTGGAAACGGCGCGCCGCCTGGGCCTGCTCTGGGGAACGCATGCGGTCCATACCCGCGACGTCGAGTCGTTCGAGGAGATGGTCGCCAAGTCCAAGCGCATGGCGCTGCGCCACGGCATCGCCGAGGCGGGCAACCAGGTCGTGCTGATGGCGGGCGTCCCCTTCCGCACGCCGGGATCAACCAACGTCCTGCACGTCACCCGCATCATGGGCGACGAGCTGGCCAATTATGGCGACCAGGCGGAAGCGTAA
- the cas9 gene encoding type II CRISPR RNA-guided endonuclease Cas9 (Cas9, originally named Csn1, is the large, multifunctional signature protein of type II CRISPR/Cas systems. It is well known even to general audiences because its RNA-guided endonuclease activity has made it a popular tool for custom editing of eukaryotic genomes.), with protein MGWRLGLDLGANSLGWAALHLNGAGNPNGILAMGSRIFSDGRDPKSGASLAVDRRAARAMRRRRDRFKQRQAALIKYLIRDGLFPADQAERQRLAVEDPYALRARALDEALSPFELGRALFHLNQRRGFQSNRKTDRGQDDEAGKIAVGVDRLTRQMRESDARTLGEFLHRRRQAAEDANHIPSVRTRLRPETGEGAKGDGYDFYPSRALIAEEFAEIWAAQAPHHPTVLTREVHDRLYEIIFHQRPLKAPPVGQCTLVPGETRLAKAHPLFQKRRLLEEINALTIVRAGEIAQRLTPEQRDVLFLALKTRAKMSFAALRKQLKLDPADRFNKESENRTELKGDEVAAELGAKKRFGTRWAHLSTEAQWEVVQRLTAVESERDEAAFADWLRQTHGLSEDEARAVLGARLPDGHGRFGPTATTTLIDSLLHDRTEDGRVLVYSEAVQRSGLGHHSDFRRDDSDREVSELPYYGVALERHIMPGTAEPTDPEEMRIGRLTNPTVHIGLNQLRHVVNRLIRAYGPPDEIAVELARELKLTDEEKKRRNRENAENRLAAEGRSRKLEEIRQRDSGANRALLKLWEELNPGNVLDRRCIYTGEQISIDMLFSAQVEVDHILPFAETLDDSNGNKLLCLREANREKRRRSPYEAWGHTDRWPGIAERASRLPKAKRWRFEPDAMQRFAQDGGFLARHLVDTQYLGRLAREYLTSLYPGRGEGSNPVWVSPGRLTEMVRRKLGLNDLLPDHNFGGGADQPKNRLDHRHHAIDAVVVAIVDRGMLNAIARASGQEGSEGRERIHVPAPWDGFRDDLRAAVNRIIVSHRPDHGTVSKAGLRPGRDQTAGRLHNDTAYGLTGETDAKGNSIVVRRVPLGAIRKPADIARVRDPLLRTALAEFTQGHDGKAFEARMARFGELGPLLYRGIRRVRVTEPLTIIPIRDRDGRAYKGYKGDSNYRYDVWEMPDGKWLTRWHDPDAREQSSIISMFDAHQSGAPARPHPAAKRVLSLQQNDIIAIEPDGGERRLMRVVKFGQNGQVTLAAPQEAGDLKRRDATANDEDPFKYSAPTAGGLKKLRARQVRIDELGRVLDPGFPARKTVRRTRPRAAPAD; from the coding sequence ATGGGCTGGCGACTGGGACTGGATCTGGGCGCGAATTCGCTGGGCTGGGCCGCGCTGCACCTAAACGGCGCGGGCAATCCAAACGGAATCCTCGCCATGGGATCGCGAATCTTCAGCGACGGGCGCGATCCCAAGTCGGGTGCCTCGCTGGCCGTCGACCGGCGCGCCGCCCGCGCGATGCGGCGGCGGCGCGACCGATTCAAGCAGCGTCAGGCCGCACTCATCAAATATCTGATTCGCGACGGGCTTTTCCCCGCTGACCAGGCCGAGCGACAGAGGCTCGCGGTCGAGGACCCCTATGCCCTGCGCGCCCGCGCGCTGGATGAGGCGCTGTCGCCGTTCGAGCTGGGCCGTGCGCTGTTCCACCTCAACCAGCGACGCGGTTTCCAGTCCAACCGCAAGACCGATCGCGGCCAGGATGACGAGGCGGGCAAGATCGCGGTCGGCGTCGACCGGCTGACCCGGCAGATGCGGGAAAGCGATGCCCGGACGCTGGGCGAATTTCTCCATCGACGGCGTCAGGCGGCGGAGGATGCCAACCATATCCCCTCGGTCCGCACCCGGCTGCGCCCCGAAACCGGCGAGGGGGCCAAGGGCGACGGCTATGACTTCTACCCCTCACGCGCGCTGATCGCCGAGGAGTTCGCCGAGATCTGGGCGGCACAGGCGCCGCATCACCCGACCGTGCTGACGCGCGAGGTCCATGACCGGCTGTACGAGATCATCTTTCACCAGCGCCCGCTCAAGGCCCCGCCGGTCGGGCAATGCACGCTGGTCCCCGGCGAGACGCGTCTGGCCAAGGCGCATCCGCTGTTCCAGAAGCGCCGCCTGCTCGAGGAGATCAACGCGCTGACGATCGTGCGGGCGGGCGAGATCGCGCAGCGGCTGACGCCCGAGCAGCGCGATGTCCTGTTCCTGGCGCTCAAGACGCGCGCGAAAATGAGCTTCGCCGCCCTGCGCAAGCAGCTGAAGCTCGATCCCGCCGACCGTTTCAACAAGGAGAGCGAGAACCGCACCGAATTGAAGGGTGACGAGGTCGCCGCCGAACTGGGTGCAAAGAAGCGGTTCGGGACGCGCTGGGCGCATCTGTCGACCGAGGCGCAATGGGAGGTGGTGCAGCGGCTGACGGCGGTCGAGAGCGAACGCGACGAGGCGGCGTTCGCGGACTGGCTGCGGCAGACCCATGGGCTTTCGGAGGACGAGGCCCGGGCGGTGCTGGGCGCGCGCTTGCCGGACGGGCATGGCCGCTTCGGGCCGACCGCGACGACGACGCTGATCGACTCGCTGCTCCACGACCGGACCGAGGATGGCCGGGTCCTGGTCTATAGCGAGGCGGTGCAGAGATCGGGCCTCGGCCATCACAGCGATTTCCGCCGCGACGACTCCGATAGGGAGGTCAGCGAACTGCCCTATTACGGCGTCGCGCTGGAACGGCATATCATGCCGGGCACCGCCGAGCCGACCGATCCCGAGGAGATGCGGATCGGCCGCCTGACCAACCCCACGGTGCATATCGGGCTGAACCAGCTTCGCCATGTCGTGAACCGCCTGATCCGCGCCTATGGCCCGCCCGACGAAATCGCGGTCGAACTCGCCCGCGAACTGAAGCTGACCGACGAGGAAAAGAAGCGGCGCAACCGCGAAAATGCCGAGAACCGCCTCGCCGCCGAGGGGCGGTCCCGCAAGCTGGAGGAGATTCGCCAGCGTGACAGCGGTGCGAACCGCGCGCTTCTAAAACTGTGGGAGGAACTCAATCCGGGCAATGTGCTCGACCGCCGCTGCATCTATACCGGCGAACAGATTTCGATCGACATGCTGTTCTCGGCCCAAGTCGAGGTCGATCACATCCTGCCCTTTGCCGAGACGCTGGACGATTCGAACGGCAACAAGCTGCTCTGCCTGCGCGAGGCCAATCGCGAGAAGCGGCGTCGTTCGCCCTATGAAGCCTGGGGTCATACCGATCGCTGGCCGGGGATCGCCGAACGTGCCTCTCGGCTACCCAAGGCCAAACGCTGGCGGTTCGAACCCGATGCGATGCAGCGTTTCGCGCAGGATGGCGGCTTCCTGGCGCGGCATCTGGTCGACACCCAATATCTCGGGCGGCTGGCGCGCGAATATCTGACCTCGCTCTATCCCGGACGCGGGGAGGGATCGAACCCCGTCTGGGTATCGCCCGGCCGCCTGACCGAGATGGTCCGGCGCAAGCTGGGGCTGAACGATCTGCTACCCGACCATAATTTCGGCGGCGGCGCGGACCAGCCCAAGAACCGGCTCGACCATCGCCATCACGCCATCGACGCGGTCGTGGTCGCGATCGTCGACCGGGGCATGCTGAACGCCATCGCCCGCGCTTCGGGTCAGGAGGGGAGCGAGGGGCGCGAGCGAATCCATGTCCCCGCGCCATGGGACGGCTTTCGCGACGATCTGCGCGCGGCGGTCAACCGCATCATCGTGTCGCACCGCCCCGATCACGGCACGGTGTCCAAGGCGGGCCTGCGCCCCGGTCGCGACCAGACCGCCGGGCGGCTGCACAACGACACCGCCTATGGCCTGACGGGCGAGACGGATGCCAAGGGCAACAGCATCGTCGTCCGGCGCGTGCCGCTGGGCGCGATCAGGAAGCCCGCCGATATCGCCCGGGTCCGCGATCCGCTGCTCCGAACCGCGCTGGCCGAATTCACCCAGGGGCATGACGGCAAGGCGTTCGAGGCCCGGATGGCGCGCTTCGGCGAACTCGGCCCCCTGCTCTACCGCGGCATCCGCCGGGTGCGCGTGACCGAGCCCCTGACCATCATCCCGATCCGCGACCGCGATGGCCGCGCGTACAAGGGCTATAAGGGCGACAGCAATTACCGGTACGACGTATGGGAGATGCCCGACGGGAAGTGGCTTACCCGCTGGCACGATCCCGATGCCCGTGAACAGAGCAGCATCATCTCGATGTTCGACGCGCATCAGTCCGGCGCCCCTGCCCGCCCCCACCCCGCCGCCAAAAGGGTTCTCAGCCTTCAGCAGAATGACATCATCGCTATCGAACCGGATGGCGGCGAACGACGACTGATGCGTGTCGTCAAATTCGGCCAGAATGGTCAGGTGACGCTGGCGGCTCCGCAGGAGGCGGGCGATCTGAAGCGGCGCGACGCAACCGCCAATGACGAAGATCCTTTCAAATATTCCGCACCGACGGCTGGCGGCCTCAAGAAGCTTCGGGCCCGGCAGGTGCGCATCGACGAACTCGGCCGTGTGCTCGACCCCGGCTTTCCCGCCCGCAAGACCGTAAGGCGCACCCGCCCCCGCGCCGCGCCGGCCGACTGA
- a CDS encoding DUF1003 domain-containing protein: MALSTAAEIARRTLGKPAHELDEEERQVIADIESGQLSTRDAADVADESSTWGEKLADRVAAVGGSWGFIITFSVILLGWMLLNSDVLGHFGLVFDPYPYIFLNLMLSTLAAIQAPVIMMSQNRQSAKDRLAASLDYRTNLRAEIDILRLHHKLDSAVVERLDSLEAKIDGLAKALARS, encoded by the coding sequence ATGGCCCTGTCGACCGCCGCCGAAATCGCCCGCCGTACGCTGGGCAAGCCCGCGCACGAACTGGACGAGGAAGAACGCCAGGTCATCGCCGACATCGAGTCGGGCCAGCTGAGCACCCGCGACGCCGCCGATGTCGCGGACGAAAGCTCGACCTGGGGCGAGAAACTGGCCGACCGGGTGGCGGCGGTCGGTGGCAGCTGGGGCTTCATCATCACCTTTTCGGTGATCCTGCTGGGGTGGATGTTGCTGAACTCGGACGTGCTCGGCCATTTCGGGCTGGTCTTCGATCCCTATCCGTACATCTTCCTCAACCTGATGCTCTCGACGCTGGCGGCGATCCAGGCGCCGGTCATCATGATGAGCCAGAACCGGCAATCGGCCAAGGATCGGCTGGCCGCCAGTCTCGACTATCGCACCAATTTGCGCGCCGAGATCGACATATTACGACTGCATCACAAGCTGGACAGCGCGGTCGTCGAACGACTCGACTCGCTGGAGGCGAAGATCGACGGGTTGGCAAAAGCCCTTGCGCGGTCGTAG
- a CDS encoding YebC/PmpR family DNA-binding transcriptional regulator — protein MAGHSKFKNIMHRKGAQDKKRSAAFSKLSREITVAAKMGTPDPDMNPRLRAAVNAAKAASMPKDNIARAIDKASRGDGENYEEIRYEGFGPGGVSLIIEALTDNRNRTATNVRTAVSKNGGNLGTAGSVSHGFDRMGLINYPASAGDAEKVFEAALEAGAEDVTSTEDGHEIWTAQADLHEVAKALEPVLGEAEGAKLAWRPQTMVAVDEAAAATLFKLIDTLDDDDDVQTVWGNYEVSDEVMEKLG, from the coding sequence ATGGCAGGCCACAGCAAATTCAAGAACATCATGCACCGCAAGGGCGCGCAGGATAAGAAGCGCTCGGCGGCATTTTCCAAGCTTTCCCGCGAAATCACCGTCGCGGCCAAGATGGGCACGCCCGACCCGGACATGAATCCGCGTCTGCGCGCCGCCGTCAACGCGGCCAAGGCGGCCTCGATGCCCAAGGACAATATCGCCCGCGCCATCGACAAGGCCTCGCGCGGCGACGGGGAGAATTACGAGGAAATCCGCTATGAGGGCTTCGGCCCCGGCGGCGTCAGCCTGATCATCGAGGCGCTGACCGACAATCGCAACCGCACCGCGACCAATGTGCGCACCGCGGTGTCGAAGAATGGCGGCAATCTGGGCACCGCCGGCTCGGTCAGCCACGGCTTCGACCGGATGGGCCTGATCAACTATCCCGCCAGCGCGGGCGACGCCGAAAAGGTGTTCGAGGCGGCGCTGGAAGCCGGGGCCGAGGACGTGACCTCCACCGAGGACGGCCACGAGATCTGGACGGCGCAGGCCGATCTGCATGAAGTCGCCAAGGCGCTGGAGCCCGTGCTGGGCGAGGCGGAAGGCGCCAAGCTCGCCTGGCGTCCGCAGACCATGGTCGCGGTCGACGAAGCGGCGGCGGCTACTTTGTTCAAGCTGATCGACACGTTGGATGACGACGACGACGTCCAGACCGTCTGGGGCAATTACGAAGTCTCCGACGAAGTGATGGAAAAGCTCGGCTAA
- a CDS encoding DUF2312 domain-containing protein, with product MADDNYDSSGNVTADELRLLIERAERLEEEKKGISDDIKDVFAEAKARGYDPKAIKKIMQIRKKKREEYQEEEAILEVYMKALGMI from the coding sequence ATGGCGGACGATAATTACGACAGCAGCGGCAATGTGACGGCCGACGAGCTGCGCCTGCTGATCGAGCGGGCCGAGCGGCTGGAAGAAGAGAAGAAGGGCATTTCGGACGACATCAAGGACGTCTTCGCCGAAGCCAAGGCGCGCGGGTACGACCCCAAGGCGATCAAGAAGATCATGCAGATTCGCAAGAAGAAGCGTGAGGAATATCAGGAAGAGGAAGCGATCCTCGAAGTGTATATGAAGGCGCTGGGCATGATCTGA
- a CDS encoding DUF1244 domain-containing protein: protein MADAVDALNAIDDNAAAAAFRRLVLHLRHRTDAQNVDLMGLAGFCRNCLSDWVGEAAGVDKATAREAIYGMPYDQWKAQHQGEATPEQLARMAESVKKNA, encoded by the coding sequence ATGGCCGATGCAGTGGATGCGTTGAATGCAATCGATGACAATGCGGCGGCGGCGGCCTTTCGGCGGCTGGTCCTGCATCTGCGCCACCGGACCGATGCGCAGAATGTCGACCTGATGGGGCTGGCGGGCTTTTGCCGCAACTGCCTGTCCGACTGGGTGGGCGAGGCCGCAGGGGTCGACAAGGCGACCGCGCGCGAAGCGATCTACGGCATGCCCTATGACCAGTGGAAGGCGCAGCATCAGGGCGAAGCGACGCCCGAGCAGCTGGCGCGCATGGCCGAAAGCGTGAAGAAGAACGCCTGA
- a CDS encoding ATP-binding protein, with protein sequence MTVRVDMGTDERGSSVPIDLEELLATRLLVQGNSGSGKSHLLRRLLEKSAGQVQQVVIDPEGDFVTLSKAYGHVVIEAGDYAEREVGRFGARIREHRASVVLSLEGLEIEGQMRCAATFLNALFDAPREHWYPALVVVDEAQLFAPTTGGEVSEEVRRASLSAMTNLMCRGRKRGLAGVIATQRLAKLAKNVAAEASNFLMGRTFLDIDMARAADLLGMERRQADSIRDLARGTFLALGPAVSRRPITVKIGAVETSARSGSPKLTPLPDAPPPDLQELLFAPVEEAPTLPMTFDPRPRRVPAEELMADLGRPPLPTTAAPPAPEMDEGEVEAIYEQVLRAIVEDPESTFRPASVLFQDFQVRCRMAGLARPPLDLNGFARRLSCARAGIFDVNDPDWQEALALAGMLPDDMLGAFLLVARAAREGLPCPPDTKIAETYGTSSLGRVKRLIAYIESRDLFVCRTDLTGKRSITIPRLGWTTQAAEMG encoded by the coding sequence ATGACGGTACGCGTGGATATGGGAACCGATGAGCGTGGCTCGTCGGTGCCGATCGATCTTGAGGAACTGCTGGCGACCCGCCTGCTGGTGCAGGGCAATTCGGGATCGGGAAAGTCGCATCTGCTGCGCCGCCTGCTCGAGAAATCGGCGGGCCAGGTGCAACAGGTGGTGATCGACCCGGAGGGCGATTTCGTCACGCTTTCCAAGGCTTATGGCCATGTCGTGATCGAGGCGGGCGACTATGCCGAGCGCGAGGTCGGGCGGTTCGGCGCGCGGATTCGCGAACACCGCGCCTCGGTGGTGCTGAGTCTCGAGGGACTCGAGATCGAGGGACAGATGCGCTGCGCCGCGACGTTCCTGAACGCGCTGTTCGATGCGCCGCGCGAGCATTGGTATCCCGCGCTGGTCGTGGTCGACGAGGCGCAGCTCTTCGCCCCCACCACCGGCGGCGAAGTGTCGGAGGAGGTCCGCCGCGCCTCGCTGTCCGCCATGACCAATTTGATGTGTCGTGGGCGCAAGCGTGGCCTCGCGGGGGTGATCGCGACCCAGCGACTCGCCAAGCTGGCCAAGAACGTCGCGGCCGAGGCGTCCAACTTCCTGATGGGCCGCACCTTCCTCGACATCGACATGGCCCGCGCCGCCGACCTGCTGGGCATGGAGCGGCGCCAGGCCGACTCGATCCGCGATCTGGCGCGCGGCACCTTCCTGGCGCTGGGGCCCGCCGTCTCGCGGCGGCCGATCACGGTGAAGATCGGCGCGGTCGAGACCTCGGCGCGGTCGGGCAGCCCCAAGCTGACCCCCCTGCCCGACGCGCCGCCGCCCGATTTGCAGGAACTGCTCTTCGCGCCGGTCGAGGAAGCGCCGACCCTACCCATGACCTTCGACCCGCGCCCGCGCCGGGTGCCCGCCGAGGAACTGATGGCCGATCTCGGGCGCCCGCCCTTGCCCACCACCGCCGCGCCGCCCGCGCCGGAAATGGACGAGGGCGAAGTCGAGGCGATCTACGAACAGGTGCTGCGCGCGATCGTCGAGGACCCCGAATCGACCTTCCGCCCCGCCTCGGTCCTGTTCCAGGATTTCCAGGTGCGCTGCCGGATGGCGGGGCTCGCGCGGCCGCCGCTCGACCTGAACGGCTTTGCCCGGCGGCTGTCCTGCGCGCGGGCGGGGATTTTCGATGTGAACGATCCCGACTGGCAGGAGGCGCTGGCGCTGGCCGGGATGCTGCCCGACGACATGCTGGGCGCGTTCCTGCTCGTCGCACGCGCGGCGCGGGAGGGCCTGCCCTGCCCGCCGGATACCAAGATCGCCGAGACCTATGGCACCAGCTCGCTAGGCCGGGTGAAGCGGCTGATCGCCTATATCGAGAGTCGCGACCTGTTCGTGTGCCGCACCGATCTGACGGGGAAGCGGTCGATCACGATCCCGCGGCTGGGCTGGACGACCCAGGCGGCGGAGATGGGGTGA
- the ruvA gene encoding Holliday junction branch migration protein RuvA: protein MIAHLKGRLDSTGIDHAVIDVGGVGYLVGASARTLSSIGPVGEAAMLHTEMLVSEDSIRLVGFASADERDWFRLLTGVQGVGSRVALAILSALEPADLMRAIASGDKAMVARANGVGPKLAQRIVMELKDKVGGIVLAPGSGGGAATPVGAGADAVSALLNLGFRPAEASAAVASAEEELGAGATLDALVRLALRKAAK, encoded by the coding sequence ATGATCGCGCATCTCAAGGGACGTTTGGACTCCACCGGCATCGACCATGCGGTGATCGATGTCGGGGGGGTCGGCTATCTGGTCGGCGCCTCGGCGCGCACGCTATCCTCGATCGGCCCGGTGGGCGAGGCGGCGATGCTGCATACCGAGATGCTGGTATCGGAGGATTCGATCCGCCTCGTCGGTTTCGCCAGCGCGGACGAGCGGGACTGGTTCCGGTTGCTGACCGGGGTGCAGGGCGTGGGGTCGCGGGTGGCGCTGGCCATCCTGTCGGCGCTGGAGCCCGCCGACCTGATGCGCGCGATCGCCAGCGGCGACAAGGCGATGGTCGCGCGCGCCAATGGCGTCGGGCCGAAGCTGGCGCAGCGGATCGTGATGGAGTTGAAGGACAAGGTCGGCGGCATCGTCCTGGCGCCCGGATCGGGCGGCGGTGCGGCGACGCCGGTCGGGGCGGGCGCGGATGCGGTGTCGGCGCTGCTCAACCTGGGCTTCCGTCCCGCCGAGGCGAGCGCGGCGGTGGCTTCGGCCGAGGAGGAACTGGGGGCGGGCGCGACCCTCGATGCGCTGGTGCGGCTGGCGCTGCGCAAGGCGGCCAAATAG